The SAR202 cluster bacterium genomic interval AGCGGCCGCGCGCATTGTCCCGCCGGCAACCGTCAGAAGGGGCTCCAGCTCCTCCGCGCACTCAGGGTAAAGGGCAAGGCACTGCGCAACCGAGTGGCCCTGGGCCATTCTGGCAAGGCAGTCCTGGAGGATATCTTCAATTCTGGGTGCGTTCGCTCGGCTATTCGTCATCTACTCATCGGCTCCACTGCGGGACCGCGCCTATATCGTCGGCTGAGGACTCGCTTCTGGTTACTCCCAGCAATGATCTAAGTTTTTTGATTGCGGCGTGCTGCAGCGCCTTGACCGCGTTTTCGTTCTTGCCCAGCGCCTCTGCCGTTTCCATCACTGAGAGGCCCGCCGCAAACCGGAGCGTAATGACCTCCTGCTGCAGCTTCGTCAGGCCGCCCATAGCATCCGCCACTTCCTGGATGGACAGCTTGAAGTCCAGGTTGCTGTCCATATCGGTTGAAATTGCGCCCACCATCCCCGTGACATTGTCCAGAGAGGTGGTCTTCTGGCGGCCCTTCTTTCGATAATGGTCGATTATGAGGTTATGGGCGATCCGGAACAGCCACGACGAGAAGGGGTAACCCTGCCATTTGAAGGAGTCTATCGACTCCAGCATTCGCAGGAATACCTCCTCTGTGAGGTCTTCGGCTTCTACATTGTCGCCGGTCTTGAAGAGGATGTACCTGAAAATCTTGCCGTAGAAGGCTTCGTAAAGGCCCGCGAACGCGGTTGAATCGCCCTTCTGCGCCTTCCTTACCAGCTCCTCGACAGTCTCCGGCGTGAAAGCATCGGCGCGATCCTGCATGATCGCCATCCTCCGGCCGCGCGGCGGCCCACACCTAAAGAACTAGCACC includes:
- a CDS encoding sigma-70 family RNA polymerase sigma factor yields the protein MAIMQDRADAFTPETVEELVRKAQKGDSTAFAGLYEAFYGKIFRYILFKTGDNVEAEDLTEEVFLRMLESIDSFKWQGYPFSSWLFRIAHNLIIDHYRKKGRQKTTSLDNVTGMVGAISTDMDSNLDFKLSIQEVADAMGGLTKLQQEVITLRFAAGLSVMETAEALGKNENAVKALQHAAIKKLRSLLGVTRSESSADDIGAVPQWSR